The following proteins are encoded in a genomic region of Streptococcus sp. 29892:
- the scrK gene encoding fructokinase ScrK, with amino-acid sequence MTKLYGSLEAGGTKFVCAVGDENFQVIEKTQFPTTTPYETIERTVEFFKRYEDRLAGIAIGSFGPIDIDQNSQTYGYITSTPKPHWSNIDLLGLIAKEFNIPFYFTTDVNSSAYGETLVRKGVKSLVYYTIGTGIGAGAIQNGEFIGGLGHTEAGHTYVALHPYDVKHEFNGVCPFHNGCLEGLAAGPSLEGRTGIRGELIELNSDVWDVQAYYIAQAAVQATLLYRPQVIVFGGGVMAQEHMLNRVREKFVGLMNDYLPTPDVKEYIVTPAVAENGSATLGNFALAKQVSEK; translated from the coding sequence ATGACAAAATTATACGGAAGCCTTGAAGCTGGTGGAACGAAGTTTGTTTGTGCGGTTGGTGATGAGAATTTCCAAGTAATTGAAAAAACACAATTTCCAACGACAACGCCTTATGAAACTATTGAACGTACAGTTGAATTTTTCAAGCGTTATGAAGACCGTTTGGCAGGTATTGCCATTGGTTCATTTGGTCCGATTGATATTGATCAAAATTCACAGACCTATGGCTATATTACCTCTACTCCAAAACCACACTGGTCAAACATTGACTTGCTTGGTTTGATTGCCAAGGAATTCAATATTCCGTTCTATTTCACGACAGATGTTAACTCATCTGCCTATGGTGAAACCTTGGTTCGTAAAGGTGTTAAGAGCTTGGTTTATTACACCATCGGCACAGGTATCGGTGCTGGTGCTATCCAAAACGGTGAGTTTATCGGTGGTTTGGGCCATACGGAAGCAGGTCATACCTATGTTGCTCTCCATCCATATGATGTCAAGCACGAGTTCAACGGCGTATGTCCCTTCCACAATGGCTGTTTGGAAGGCTTGGCTGCAGGTCCTTCACTTGAGGGCCGTACTGGCATCCGTGGAGAATTGATCGAACTTAACTCAGATGTCTGGGATGTTCAAGCCTACTACATTGCTCAAGCAGCTGTTCAAGCAACTCTGCTATACCGTCCACAAGTCATTGTATTTGGCGGTGGGGTTATGGCCCAAGAACATATGCTCAATCGTGTACGTGAGAAATTTGTCGGCCTCATGAATGATTACCTTCCAACACCAGATGTCAAAGAGTACATTGTAACCCCTGCAGTTGCTGAAAATGGTTCAGCAACACTTGGAAACTTTGCCTTGGCCAAACAAGTATCTGAAAAATAA
- the murC gene encoding UDP-N-acetylmuramate--L-alanine ligase — protein sequence MTKTYHFIGIKGSGMSALALMLHQMGYKVQGSDVEKYYFTQRGLEQAGIEILPFDEKNITADVELIAGNAFRPDNNVEIAFADAQGFSYKRYHEFLGEFMKGFTSLGVAGAHGKTSTTGLLAHVMRNITDTSFLIGDGTGRGSANAQYFVFESDEYERHFAPYYPEYSIITNIDFDHPDYFTSLEDVFNAFNDYAKQVKKGLFVYGEDEQLRRITANAPIYYYGTGPDNDFVAYDLKPSTTGSQFKVRHKEQELGEFQIPTFGKHNVMNATAVIANLHIAGFDLSLVAEHLKTFAGVKRRFTEKVVNDTVIIDDFAHHPTEIIATIDAARQKYPSKELVAIFQPHTFTRTIALLDEFADALNGADAVYLAQIYGSARETDNGQVKVEDLAAKINKKGGLVTVENTSPLLDHDNAVYVFMGAGDIQSYEYSFERLLSSLTNNVQ from the coding sequence ATGACAAAAACCTATCATTTTATCGGGATTAAAGGATCAGGCATGAGTGCCTTGGCACTGATGTTGCACCAAATGGGCTATAAGGTTCAGGGAAGTGATGTAGAGAAATACTACTTCACCCAACGTGGCTTGGAACAAGCTGGTATTGAGATTCTGCCCTTCGATGAGAAAAATATTACGGCTGATGTGGAATTGATTGCAGGGAATGCCTTTCGTCCAGATAATAATGTGGAGATTGCATTTGCTGATGCACAAGGCTTTAGCTACAAACGCTACCATGAGTTCTTGGGTGAATTCATGAAAGGTTTTACTAGCCTTGGTGTAGCAGGAGCTCATGGTAAGACATCAACGACAGGTCTTTTGGCTCATGTGATGCGCAATATCACAGACACCTCTTTCTTGATTGGGGATGGAACAGGTCGTGGCTCAGCCAATGCCCAGTATTTTGTCTTTGAGTCTGATGAGTATGAGCGCCATTTTGCTCCTTATTATCCTGAGTACAGCATTATCACCAACATTGACTTTGATCACCCAGATTATTTTACTAGCCTAGAAGATGTTTTTAACGCCTTTAACGATTATGCTAAACAAGTTAAAAAAGGCCTCTTCGTCTATGGTGAAGACGAGCAGTTGCGTCGTATTACGGCCAATGCCCCAATCTACTACTACGGAACAGGGCCAGACAATGACTTTGTTGCCTATGATTTGAAGCCGTCGACGACTGGTTCACAGTTCAAGGTCCGTCACAAAGAACAAGAATTGGGTGAATTCCAAATTCCAACCTTTGGTAAGCACAATGTCATGAATGCAACAGCAGTTATTGCCAATCTTCACATAGCTGGTTTTGATTTGAGCTTGGTTGCAGAGCACTTGAAGACCTTTGCAGGTGTCAAACGCCGCTTTACAGAGAAGGTTGTCAACGATACAGTCATCATTGACGACTTTGCCCACCATCCAACAGAAATCATTGCGACTATCGACGCGGCTCGTCAGAAGTATCCAAGCAAAGAGTTGGTAGCTATTTTCCAACCTCACACCTTTACACGGACCATTGCCCTTTTGGATGAATTTGCAGATGCTTTGAATGGAGCTGATGCTGTTTACTTGGCACAGATTTATGGTTCGGCGCGTGAAACGGATAATGGTCAGGTCAAGGTAGAAGATCTGGCAGCTAAAATCAATAAAAAAGGTGGTCTGGTCACTGTGGAAAATACCTCACCGCTTTTGGATCATGACAATGCAGTCTATGTATTTATGGGGGCTGGAGATATTCAGTCTTACGAGTATTCTTTTGAAAGATTGCTTTCCAGCTTGACAAATAATGTTCAATAA
- a CDS encoding GNAT family N-acetyltransferase, with translation MEIRFARLSDLDQVFELETANFSKEERISEQVLATFLREVPQTCLVMEEEGQLAGFILASPWASATVTDEIFYLESGQLPTGQHLAIASLSVAPNYQGQGIGTLLLAGLKEVAVQGNYQGIALTCKESLIKYYQINQFEDQGPSQSQFGGKTWYDMYWKA, from the coding sequence ATGGAGATTCGTTTTGCTCGATTATCGGATCTAGACCAGGTTTTTGAACTTGAAACTGCTAATTTTTCCAAAGAAGAACGGATTTCGGAGCAGGTTCTGGCAACCTTTTTAAGAGAGGTACCGCAGACTTGCTTGGTCATGGAAGAAGAGGGCCAATTAGCAGGCTTTATCCTGGCCAGTCCATGGGCCTCTGCCACAGTTACAGATGAAATTTTCTATCTGGAGTCTGGTCAGTTGCCGACAGGTCAGCACCTGGCGATAGCCAGCCTATCAGTAGCTCCCAACTATCAAGGCCAGGGGATAGGGACCCTCTTGCTTGCAGGTCTAAAAGAAGTAGCTGTCCAAGGAAACTATCAAGGGATTGCCCTGACCTGTAAGGAGAGCCTTATCAAATATTACCAAATCAATCAATTTGAGGACCAGGGACCTTCACAATCTCAATTTGGAGGAAAAACCTGGTATGATATGTATTGGAAAGCTTGA
- the mltG gene encoding endolytic transglycosylase MltG, translating to MTKDTNENNTQSSSFRDQILRDLEELKLKRLADQAIKGQTEQPNQVKVDQQIEFPAEPVSQSETIPVGEMTYPETYLAEEGQENLEEEVEEIIPSEPVVETEDLVVEKEEVPTSAPVTQDTVERNLEELRRLVAANTTGFENEPSPVATPEAEVEPSLEETFVDFPVEDVSAVTGDTEIISLEDTLLASKINDEAPAEESAQPVVAAALPSRKNLSNKSSLQRRKKQDKAAKRIVSVIMSLILVVVVVTGIAGYMWIKSSLEPVNAKATEAVQVEIPEGSSTLEIGKILVDNRLVKNATVFNYYSKIKSYNNFQSGYYNLKQSMSVDDIAKALQESGTPTPQKEPAGKILIVEGYTLTQISQAITNNTKTEDKNDKTPFTSEEFMATVTNPDFINRMVAAYPQLFASLPAADSGVLYQLEGYLFPAVYEYADDTTVEELVEQMIAAMDNRLQPYYETIAAKNFTVNEVLTLASLVEKEGSTDEDRRNIASVFINRLNAGMPLQSNIAILYAEGKLGQETTLAEDAAIDTSIESPYNIYWTPGLMPGPVDSPSVSAIEAVLNANKTDYLYFVADVTTGTVYFAQTQEEHDQNVAQYVNAHLE from the coding sequence GTGACAAAGGATACGAATGAAAATAACACGCAGTCTTCAAGTTTTCGCGATCAGATTTTGCGGGATTTGGAAGAATTGAAATTAAAACGTTTGGCAGACCAGGCCATCAAAGGTCAGACGGAACAACCAAACCAAGTGAAGGTTGACCAGCAAATAGAATTCCCTGCTGAACCAGTTAGCCAAAGTGAAACCATTCCAGTTGGAGAAATGACTTATCCGGAGACCTATTTGGCAGAGGAAGGTCAAGAAAATCTTGAAGAAGAGGTTGAGGAAATCATTCCATCAGAGCCTGTTGTTGAGACGGAAGACCTTGTTGTCGAGAAGGAAGAAGTACCAACTTCTGCTCCAGTGACCCAAGATACGGTCGAACGCAATCTGGAAGAGTTGAGAAGATTGGTTGCGGCGAATACCACTGGTTTTGAAAATGAACCATCACCAGTTGCAACTCCAGAAGCAGAAGTTGAACCCAGCTTAGAAGAGACATTTGTTGATTTTCCAGTAGAAGATGTTTCAGCAGTGACAGGTGATACAGAAATCATCTCCCTAGAAGATACCCTTCTAGCTTCAAAGATCAATGATGAAGCGCCTGCGGAAGAGTCAGCTCAGCCAGTAGTTGCAGCAGCCTTGCCATCTAGGAAGAATCTATCGAATAAGAGCAGTCTTCAACGCCGCAAGAAACAAGACAAGGCAGCCAAGCGTATCGTATCGGTAATCATGTCCTTGATTCTAGTAGTGGTAGTTGTGACTGGAATCGCAGGTTATATGTGGATCAAATCCAGCTTAGAGCCTGTGAATGCAAAAGCAACTGAAGCTGTACAGGTTGAAATTCCAGAAGGTTCTTCTACATTAGAAATCGGTAAGATCTTGGTAGACAACCGGCTGGTGAAGAATGCAACGGTCTTTAATTACTATTCAAAAATCAAGAGCTATAATAACTTCCAAAGCGGTTACTACAATTTGAAGCAAAGCATGTCGGTTGACGATATTGCAAAAGCCCTACAAGAAAGTGGGACTCCGACTCCTCAGAAAGAGCCGGCAGGTAAAATCTTGATCGTCGAAGGCTACACACTGACTCAAATCTCACAGGCTATTACCAATAATACCAAGACAGAAGATAAGAACGATAAGACACCATTCACATCAGAAGAGTTTATGGCGACAGTGACCAACCCAGATTTCATCAATCGGATGGTAGCTGCCTACCCACAACTTTTTGCTAGCCTCCCAGCAGCAGATAGCGGTGTGCTTTATCAATTGGAAGGCTACCTCTTCCCGGCTGTCTACGAGTATGCTGATGATACGACCGTCGAAGAGCTAGTTGAGCAGATGATTGCAGCTATGGATAACCGTCTGCAACCTTACTATGAAACGATTGCAGCCAAGAACTTTACTGTCAACGAAGTCTTGACATTGGCTTCATTGGTTGAAAAAGAAGGCTCTACAGATGAAGACCGTCGTAATATAGCAAGCGTCTTTATTAACCGCCTCAATGCAGGGATGCCTCTTCAGTCCAATATTGCTATACTCTACGCAGAAGGCAAACTAGGACAGGAAACAACCCTTGCTGAAGACGCAGCAATTGACACCTCTATCGAATCTCCATATAATATCTATTGGACCCCAGGTTTGATGCCTGGACCAGTGGACAGCCCAAGCGTATCAGCGATTGAGGCCGTGCTGAATGCCAATAAAACGGACTACCTATACTTTGTAGCGGATGTTACAACTGGTACTGTTTATTTTGCACAAACACAAGAAGAGCATGATCAGAACGTTGCCCAATACGTCAATGCCCATCTAGAATAA
- the greA gene encoding transcription elongation factor GreA has translation MAEKTYPMTLDEKEKLEKELEELKLVRRPEIVERIKIARSYGDLSENSEYEAAKDEQAFVEGQIKIIETKIRYAEIVNSDAVAADEVAIGKTVTVQEIGETEEEVYHIVGAAGADAFANKISNESPIGHALIGKKTGDVTVIETPAGSYEVKILKVEKTK, from the coding sequence ATGGCAGAAAAAACTTATCCAATGACCTTGGATGAAAAAGAAAAATTAGAAAAAGAATTGGAAGAGCTAAAGCTTGTCCGTCGTCCAGAAATTGTAGAGCGTATTAAAATCGCTCGTTCCTATGGGGACCTCTCAGAAAACTCTGAGTATGAGGCAGCCAAGGACGAGCAGGCTTTCGTAGAAGGTCAAATTAAGATTATCGAAACAAAGATTCGCTATGCTGAGATTGTCAACAGCGACGCAGTAGCAGCAGACGAGGTAGCTATCGGTAAGACTGTTACGGTTCAAGAAATTGGTGAAACAGAAGAGGAAGTTTACCACATCGTTGGTGCTGCAGGCGCAGATGCCTTTGCCAACAAGATCTCTAATGAAAGCCCAATCGGTCATGCCTTGATCGGTAAGAAAACAGGAGATGTTACAGTGATTGAAACACCTGCTGGAAGCTATGAAGTGAAAATCTTGAAGGTTGAAAAAACCAAATAG